Part of the Streptomyces antimycoticus genome, CGAAGGCCCAGCCCCAGGCCCGCCGGGGGAGCCGCACCGGCCCGTCCCGTCCGGCCAGCTCCCTCACCTGCGCGTCCAGGGCCTCGGTGGCTCGCTGACCGTCGTGCGGACAGCGGACCAGGCCCTCGCCGAGCCGTAGGTATCCCGCCTCGGCGTGGCCGGTTCCGACCGCGCTGACCTGGGCCATCGCCCGGCGCAGTATCTCCGCCCCGTCCTGGCCGTCGATCCCGTCGAAGCTGGTGAACAGGGTCAGACAGCGGTCCAGCAGCAGATCGTGGGCGGCGCCTGGTAGGGCCATTGGGGTCACTCCGTGCGTCCTCATGTGTCCTGTGCGTCCTCATGCCTTCTCGAGATGGCGTCTCGAGGGATCCGCGATCCGCCCGCCCGAGTACCCACTTCATGGCAATTCACCGCATGAGGGAGAAAATGGTGCGGGAGCTTCGCTCTCCTGGGTGCGGCGGACGGGCCCGGAGGGGGAGCGGACGGGCCGGATGGACGTGTGTCCCGTCTCCTCGCCCGGTGTGGCGGCCGAGCGCGCGGACGTGATGGATTTCCCAATTCGACGGTCCACGGGCAAGGTTGGCGGCACGTCAGCAGGCGGATCCTGACGGGTCCAGCGGAGCCGCTTTCAATGGCCCGCCCTCTGGAGGGTCGAGGTCAGCGCGGGGATCGCGCCGCTGGCAGATGCCCGTGACAGGTGCTCGACACCCTCCTGCGGCGCACGTCTCCATGATCAGATCCGGATTGAAGTTTTCCGTTTTTCCTTTCCCCATCGAACGGTTGATCAGTAATCTCGCCTCAGCAGCGGGTTGCCGTGCCGCTCTTCGTCGTGCTCAACTTCCCCGAGGACGCGGACGACCCGAGGGCGGCCCCGGAAGCCGGAAGAGGGCGAAGGAAGTGCAGGACGTGGAAGCCGCCTGGCGGCCGGAGGGCATCGACGCCACAGGCGAGGACGCGGCATGCGACAGGGACTCAGCCCATGGCGGCTGCCCGGGGGAGCGCGCGATATGACCTCCGAATCGGGCGGGCCGAGATGTGACCGCGGCGCCGGGGACGCCGCCGGGCACCCCGCCCCCACGGAGAACGATTTGCTGAGGCGGTTCGCGGGCATCTGGTGCCGGGCCGTCCACCCGCTGGCGGCCACGACGATGACCCCCGACGAGTTCGAGGTCTATCTGCTGCCGCTGGCCCACCGGTTGAGCGCCGCCCTGCGCGGCTCTCCCTTCGACACCGAGGCGGCGTACGCGGTCGGGGCCGCGCTGGTGAACGCCCAGTGCACCGAGCCCGAGGCGCTGCCCGCCATCCTGGGCGTCATCGACGCGCACCTGGTGTCCTGCTCGTCGTCCGCCGAGCTGCCCGACGCGCCCGGCCACGAGCCCCTGGCCGAGGAGGAGGCCCGCGCCCGCTGTGTGCGGCTGCAGCACGCCCTCGCCGCCGGGTTCGTCCGCGAGCTGCGCAAGTGCGAGCGCGATGAGCAGGAGGCCATCTCGCGGGCCGCGCTGGCCGCCCGGACCGAGGCCGAGAAGGCGCTGCACGCGAGCGAGGCCAAGTTCCAGGCCGTCTTCGAGGGCGCGGTCATCGGCGTGGGCATCGCCGGACTCGACGGCGAGGTGCTCGTCGTCAACGACGCCATGGCCCGGATGTTCGGCGGGATGGACTTCTTCCGCCCCGGCCGTAACGTCACCGAGTTCGTCCACCCCGACGACGTACCGGGCGCCCACGAGCTCTACCGCGAGCTGGTCAGCGGGGAGCGCGACCACTTCCGCATCGAGAAGCCGCACTACCGCGACGACGGCAGCGAGCTGTGGACCAATCTCACGGTCACCCTGCTGCGCGACTCCAGCGGCGCCCCGCAGTACCAGCTCGCCCTCGCCGAGGACATCACCGAGCACCGGCAGCTGCGGGAGCGGCTGCGCTACGAGGCCACCCACGACGAGCTGACCGGACTGCCCAACCGCACCCTGTTCCTGGAGCGGCTGGACCAGGTGCTGGCCGCGGGCGCCGACGCCGAGCGGTTCGGCGTGTGCTACCTGGACCTGGACGGCTTCAAGGCCGTCAACGACAGCCTCGGGCACGTCGTCGGCGACCGGATGCTCAAGGCCGTGGGCGAACGCCTCCAGCGCTGTGTGAAGGCTCCCGACGAGCTGCTCGCCCGGGTCGGCGGCGATGAGTTCCTCGCCCTGGTCACCGGCCCCGCGGCGCAGGCCGACGGCGCCGGGCTGGCCCGCCGGATGCTCGCCGCGCTCGCCGAACCCGTCCGGATCGAGGGCCGTGAGCTGCGGGTACGGGCCAGTATCGGCGTGGTCGACGGCCGGGCCGGGGAGATCGGCCGGGCCGAGGTGCTGCGCAGCGCCGACATCACGATGTACCGGGCCAAGGCCGCGGGCGGCAATCGCTACGAGATCGCCGACGCCGACTCCAACGCCCGGGTGATCGCCCGCCACAGCCTCACCAACGGGCTGCCCTCCGCTCTGGAGAAGGGCGAGTTCTTCATCGAGTACCAGCCGCTGGTACGGCTCACCGACGGCACCGTGCGCGGTGCGGAGGCGCTCGTACGCTGGCTGCATCCGGTGCACGGCGTGCTCGGCCCCGACCAGTTCATCCCGCTCGCCGAGGACACCGGGCTGATCGTCCCGCTCGGCCGCTGGGTGCTGGAGCAGGCCGCCCGGCAGGCGCGGGAGTGGCGCGACGCCGCCGATGACGACGGCGAGCCGCTGCGCGTCAACGTCAATCTCTCGCCGTGCCAGCTGAGCCACCCCACGCTGGTCTCCGACACGGTGGCGGTTCTGGAGAGCGCCGGGCTGTGCCCCAGCGCGCTGTGCCTGGAGGTCACCGAGAACGACCTCATCGGCGCCGACGAGAGCGCCCTGCGGCCGCTGCGGCAACTCGCCGACCTCGGCGTGGACATCGCCCTGGACGACTTCGGCACCGGCTACTCCAACCTGTCGTACCTGCGCCGGCTCCCGGTCTCCACGCTCAAGCTGGACCGTTCCTTCACCCGGGGCATGCAGCGGGCCCCGGCCGATCCGGTCGACGTCAAGATCGTCGAGGGGATCGTCTCGCTCGCCCACACGCTGGACCTCGCGGTGACGGTCGAGGGCGTGGAGACGGCCGTACAGGCCGAGCATCTGCGGGGGCTGGGCTGTGACACCGCCCAGGGCTGGTACTACGCCCGCCCGGGCCCGCCCGAGCGACTGCACACCCTGGCACTGGCCGACGCCAGCTGAGGCTGAGTGAACGCGGTG contains:
- a CDS encoding putative bifunctional diguanylate cyclase/phosphodiesterase, whose protein sequence is MTSESGGPRCDRGAGDAAGHPAPTENDLLRRFAGIWCRAVHPLAATTMTPDEFEVYLLPLAHRLSAALRGSPFDTEAAYAVGAALVNAQCTEPEALPAILGVIDAHLVSCSSSAELPDAPGHEPLAEEEARARCVRLQHALAAGFVRELRKCERDEQEAISRAALAARTEAEKALHASEAKFQAVFEGAVIGVGIAGLDGEVLVVNDAMARMFGGMDFFRPGRNVTEFVHPDDVPGAHELYRELVSGERDHFRIEKPHYRDDGSELWTNLTVTLLRDSSGAPQYQLALAEDITEHRQLRERLRYEATHDELTGLPNRTLFLERLDQVLAAGADAERFGVCYLDLDGFKAVNDSLGHVVGDRMLKAVGERLQRCVKAPDELLARVGGDEFLALVTGPAAQADGAGLARRMLAALAEPVRIEGRELRVRASIGVVDGRAGEIGRAEVLRSADITMYRAKAAGGNRYEIADADSNARVIARHSLTNGLPSALEKGEFFIEYQPLVRLTDGTVRGAEALVRWLHPVHGVLGPDQFIPLAEDTGLIVPLGRWVLEQAARQAREWRDAADDDGEPLRVNVNLSPCQLSHPTLVSDTVAVLESAGLCPSALCLEVTENDLIGADESALRPLRQLADLGVDIALDDFGTGYSNLSYLRRLPVSTLKLDRSFTRGMQRAPADPVDVKIVEGIVSLAHTLDLAVTVEGVETAVQAEHLRGLGCDTAQGWYYARPGPPERLHTLALADAS